Proteins from a single region of Macrotis lagotis isolate mMagLag1 chromosome 2, bilby.v1.9.chrom.fasta, whole genome shotgun sequence:
- the LOC141512607 gene encoding lysophosphatidylcholine acyltransferase 2-like isoform X2 codes for MDSGPLQPPRPAPAPAPAPAPAPRSLRERSLPAPPVENPFAKRRRFSRARWLAIALGGLLLLPLRCLLLLPLLLLAWPPLLLATAFQPPCPPRPLRSWRRRLARPLLRALARLFLLVMGFLVEVKGAPARAREAPILVAAPHSSFFDGIAWVVAGLPSVVSRRENAGVPWVGRLLLLGQPVLVSRCDPDSRKSTLNEIKRRALAPGRWPQILIFPEATCTNRSCLITFKPGAFVPGVPVQPLLLRYPNKTDTVTWTWQGDSALRLFLLTLAQPFTRMQLEFLPVYTPEEDERSDPALYAQRVRGVMASALQLPVTEHTYEDCRLMISAGKLTLPMEAGLVEFARISHKLNLDWDALRRHLEEYATIATKSKGGRIGIEEFASYLMLPVNDTLKQLFELFDRNKDGTIDFREYVIGLSVLCNPANTEDLIHMAFKLFDLDGDGFVTEMEFARILQSSLGVRNLEVSSLFQEIAKENLNYISYSEFKRFAMKTPEYARLFTTYLELQTSHVFTLPKTITFKGVNSHNQVSPEDEELES; via the exons ATGGACAGCGGCCCGCTGCAGCCGCctcgcccggccccggccccggccccggccccggccccggccccgcgctcCCTGCGCGAGCGCTCGCTGCCGGCGCCGCCGGTGGAGAACCCCTTCGCCAAGAGGCGGCGCTTCAGCCGGGCGCGCTGGCTGGCCATCGCGCTGGGcgggctgctgctgctgccgctgcgctgcctgctgctgctgccgctgctgctgctggccTGGCCGCCGCTGCTGCTGGCCACCGCCTTCCAGCCGCCCTGCCCGCCGCGGCCGCTGCGCTCGTGGCGCCGCCGCCTGGCACGGCCGCTGCTGCGGGCCCTGGCGCGCCTCTTCCTCCTGGTCATGGGCTTCCTGGTGGAGGTGAAGGGGGCGCCGGCCCGCGCCCGCGAGGCGCCCATCCTGGTGGCCGCGCCGCACTCGTCCTTCTTCGACGGCATCGCCTGGGTGGTGGCCGGCCTGCCCTCCGTGGTGTCGCGCCGCGAGAACGCCGGCGTGCCCTGGGTGGGCCGGCTGCTGCTGCTGGGCCAGCCCGTGCTGGTGTCGCGCTGCGACCCGGACTCGAGGAAGAGCACGCTCAACGAGATCAAGCGGCGCGCCCTGGCGCCCGGCCGCTGGCCGCAGATCCTCATCTTCCCCGAGGCCACCTGCACCAACCGCTCGTGCCTCATCACCTTCAAGCCGGGCGCCTTCGTGCCCGGGGTGCCCGTGCAGCCGCTGCTGCTGCGCTACCCCAACAAGACGGACACGGTGACCTGGACCTGGCAGGGCGACTCGGCGCTGCGGCTCTTCCTGCTGACCCTGGCGCAGCCCTTCACCAGGATGCAGCTGGAGTTCCTGCCCGTCTACACGCCCGAGGAGGACGAGAGGAGCGACCCTGCCCTCTATGCCCAGCGCGTCCGCGGCGTCATGGCCAGCGCCCTGCAGCTGCCCGTCACGGAGCACACCTACGAAGACTGCAGGCTCATGATCTCGGCCGGCAAGCTGACCTTGCCCATGGAGGCCGGCCTGGTGGAGTTCGCCAGAATCAGCCACAAGCTGAACCTGGACTGGGACGCCCTCAGGAGACACCTGGAGGAATACGCCACGATCGCGACTAAGTCCAAAGGAGGCAGGATCGGGATCGAAGAGTTCGCCAGCTACCTCATGCTGCCGGTCAACGACACCCTGAAGCAGCTCTTCGAGCTCTTCGACCGCAACAAAGACGGCACCATCGACTTTAGAGAATACGTGATTGGCCTGTCGGTGCTGTGCAACCCCGCCAACACGGAAGACCTCATCCACATGGCTTTTAAGCTCTTTGACCTTGACGGGGATGGCTTCGTAACCGAGATGGAGTTTGCCAGAATTCTGCAGTCTTCTCTTGGCGTTAGGAATCTGGAAGTTTCCAGTCTCTTCCAGGAAATAGCCAAAGAAAATCTAAATTACATTTCCTATTCGGAATTCAAACGTTTTGCGATGAAGACTCCAGAATATGCCAGATTGTTTACCACATACTTAGAACTCCAGACAAGCCACGTGTTTACATTACCCAAAACCATTACCTTTAAAGGAGTGAACTCACACAACCAAGTCAGCCCCGAAGACG aAGAATTGGAAAGTTAA
- the LOC141512607 gene encoding lysophosphatidylcholine acyltransferase 2-like isoform X1, with protein sequence MDSGPLQPPRPAPAPAPAPAPAPRSLRERSLPAPPVENPFAKRRRFSRARWLAIALGGLLLLPLRCLLLLPLLLLAWPPLLLATAFQPPCPPRPLRSWRRRLARPLLRALARLFLLVMGFLVEVKGAPARAREAPILVAAPHSSFFDGIAWVVAGLPSVVSRRENAGVPWVGRLLLLGQPVLVSRCDPDSRKSTLNEIKRRALAPGRWPQILIFPEATCTNRSCLITFKPGAFVPGVPVQPLLLRYPNKTDTVTWTWQGDSALRLFLLTLAQPFTRMQLEFLPVYTPEEDERSDPALYAQRVRGVMASALQLPVTEHTYEDCRLMISAGKLTLPMEAGLVEFARISHKLNLDWDALRRHLEEYATIATKSKGGRIGIEEFASYLMLPVNDTLKQLFELFDRNKDGTIDFREYVIGLSVLCNPANTEDLIHMAFKLFDLDGDGFVTEMEFARILQSSLGVRNLEVSSLFQEIAKENLNYISYSEFKRFAMKTPEYARLFTTYLELQTSHVFTLPKTITFKGVNSHNQVSPEDGEGKKNN encoded by the coding sequence ATGGACAGCGGCCCGCTGCAGCCGCctcgcccggccccggccccggccccggccccggccccggccccgcgctcCCTGCGCGAGCGCTCGCTGCCGGCGCCGCCGGTGGAGAACCCCTTCGCCAAGAGGCGGCGCTTCAGCCGGGCGCGCTGGCTGGCCATCGCGCTGGGcgggctgctgctgctgccgctgcgctgcctgctgctgctgccgctgctgctgctggccTGGCCGCCGCTGCTGCTGGCCACCGCCTTCCAGCCGCCCTGCCCGCCGCGGCCGCTGCGCTCGTGGCGCCGCCGCCTGGCACGGCCGCTGCTGCGGGCCCTGGCGCGCCTCTTCCTCCTGGTCATGGGCTTCCTGGTGGAGGTGAAGGGGGCGCCGGCCCGCGCCCGCGAGGCGCCCATCCTGGTGGCCGCGCCGCACTCGTCCTTCTTCGACGGCATCGCCTGGGTGGTGGCCGGCCTGCCCTCCGTGGTGTCGCGCCGCGAGAACGCCGGCGTGCCCTGGGTGGGCCGGCTGCTGCTGCTGGGCCAGCCCGTGCTGGTGTCGCGCTGCGACCCGGACTCGAGGAAGAGCACGCTCAACGAGATCAAGCGGCGCGCCCTGGCGCCCGGCCGCTGGCCGCAGATCCTCATCTTCCCCGAGGCCACCTGCACCAACCGCTCGTGCCTCATCACCTTCAAGCCGGGCGCCTTCGTGCCCGGGGTGCCCGTGCAGCCGCTGCTGCTGCGCTACCCCAACAAGACGGACACGGTGACCTGGACCTGGCAGGGCGACTCGGCGCTGCGGCTCTTCCTGCTGACCCTGGCGCAGCCCTTCACCAGGATGCAGCTGGAGTTCCTGCCCGTCTACACGCCCGAGGAGGACGAGAGGAGCGACCCTGCCCTCTATGCCCAGCGCGTCCGCGGCGTCATGGCCAGCGCCCTGCAGCTGCCCGTCACGGAGCACACCTACGAAGACTGCAGGCTCATGATCTCGGCCGGCAAGCTGACCTTGCCCATGGAGGCCGGCCTGGTGGAGTTCGCCAGAATCAGCCACAAGCTGAACCTGGACTGGGACGCCCTCAGGAGACACCTGGAGGAATACGCCACGATCGCGACTAAGTCCAAAGGAGGCAGGATCGGGATCGAAGAGTTCGCCAGCTACCTCATGCTGCCGGTCAACGACACCCTGAAGCAGCTCTTCGAGCTCTTCGACCGCAACAAAGACGGCACCATCGACTTTAGAGAATACGTGATTGGCCTGTCGGTGCTGTGCAACCCCGCCAACACGGAAGACCTCATCCACATGGCTTTTAAGCTCTTTGACCTTGACGGGGATGGCTTCGTAACCGAGATGGAGTTTGCCAGAATTCTGCAGTCTTCTCTTGGCGTTAGGAATCTGGAAGTTTCCAGTCTCTTCCAGGAAATAGCCAAAGAAAATCTAAATTACATTTCCTATTCGGAATTCAAACGTTTTGCGATGAAGACTCCAGAATATGCCAGATTGTTTACCACATACTTAGAACTCCAGACAAGCCACGTGTTTACATTACCCAAAACCATTACCTTTAAAGGAGTGAACTCACACAACCAAGTCAGCCCCGAAGACGgtgaaggcaaaaaaaataactga
- the LOC141512607 gene encoding lysophosphatidylcholine acyltransferase 2-like isoform X3 produces the protein MDSGPLQPPRPAPAPAPAPAPAPRSLRERSLPAPPVENPFAKRRRFSRARWLAIALGGLLLLPLRCLLLLPLLLLAWPPLLLATAFQPPCPPRPLRSWRRRLARPLLRALARLFLLVMGFLVEVKGAPARAREAPILVAAPHSSFFDGIAWVVAGLPSVVSRRENAGVPWVGRLLLLGQPVLVSRCDPDSRKSTLNEIKRRALAPGRWPQILIFPEATCTNRSCLITFKPGAFVPGVPVQPLLLRYPNKTDTVTWTWQGDSALRLFLLTLAQPFTRMQLEFLPVYTPEEDERSDPALYAQRVRGVMASALQLPVTEHTYEDCRLMISAGKLTLPMEAGLVEFARISHKLNLDWDALRRHLEEYATIATKSKGGRIGIEEFASYLMLPVNDTLKQLFELFDRNKDGTIDFREYVIGLSVLCNPANTEDLIHMAFKLFDLDGDGFVTEMEFARILQSSLGVRNLEVSSLFQEIAKENLNYISYSEFKRFAMKTPEYARLFTTYLELQTSHVFTLPKTITFKGVNSHNQVSPEDELES, from the exons ATGGACAGCGGCCCGCTGCAGCCGCctcgcccggccccggccccggccccggccccggccccggccccgcgctcCCTGCGCGAGCGCTCGCTGCCGGCGCCGCCGGTGGAGAACCCCTTCGCCAAGAGGCGGCGCTTCAGCCGGGCGCGCTGGCTGGCCATCGCGCTGGGcgggctgctgctgctgccgctgcgctgcctgctgctgctgccgctgctgctgctggccTGGCCGCCGCTGCTGCTGGCCACCGCCTTCCAGCCGCCCTGCCCGCCGCGGCCGCTGCGCTCGTGGCGCCGCCGCCTGGCACGGCCGCTGCTGCGGGCCCTGGCGCGCCTCTTCCTCCTGGTCATGGGCTTCCTGGTGGAGGTGAAGGGGGCGCCGGCCCGCGCCCGCGAGGCGCCCATCCTGGTGGCCGCGCCGCACTCGTCCTTCTTCGACGGCATCGCCTGGGTGGTGGCCGGCCTGCCCTCCGTGGTGTCGCGCCGCGAGAACGCCGGCGTGCCCTGGGTGGGCCGGCTGCTGCTGCTGGGCCAGCCCGTGCTGGTGTCGCGCTGCGACCCGGACTCGAGGAAGAGCACGCTCAACGAGATCAAGCGGCGCGCCCTGGCGCCCGGCCGCTGGCCGCAGATCCTCATCTTCCCCGAGGCCACCTGCACCAACCGCTCGTGCCTCATCACCTTCAAGCCGGGCGCCTTCGTGCCCGGGGTGCCCGTGCAGCCGCTGCTGCTGCGCTACCCCAACAAGACGGACACGGTGACCTGGACCTGGCAGGGCGACTCGGCGCTGCGGCTCTTCCTGCTGACCCTGGCGCAGCCCTTCACCAGGATGCAGCTGGAGTTCCTGCCCGTCTACACGCCCGAGGAGGACGAGAGGAGCGACCCTGCCCTCTATGCCCAGCGCGTCCGCGGCGTCATGGCCAGCGCCCTGCAGCTGCCCGTCACGGAGCACACCTACGAAGACTGCAGGCTCATGATCTCGGCCGGCAAGCTGACCTTGCCCATGGAGGCCGGCCTGGTGGAGTTCGCCAGAATCAGCCACAAGCTGAACCTGGACTGGGACGCCCTCAGGAGACACCTGGAGGAATACGCCACGATCGCGACTAAGTCCAAAGGAGGCAGGATCGGGATCGAAGAGTTCGCCAGCTACCTCATGCTGCCGGTCAACGACACCCTGAAGCAGCTCTTCGAGCTCTTCGACCGCAACAAAGACGGCACCATCGACTTTAGAGAATACGTGATTGGCCTGTCGGTGCTGTGCAACCCCGCCAACACGGAAGACCTCATCCACATGGCTTTTAAGCTCTTTGACCTTGACGGGGATGGCTTCGTAACCGAGATGGAGTTTGCCAGAATTCTGCAGTCTTCTCTTGGCGTTAGGAATCTGGAAGTTTCCAGTCTCTTCCAGGAAATAGCCAAAGAAAATCTAAATTACATTTCCTATTCGGAATTCAAACGTTTTGCGATGAAGACTCCAGAATATGCCAGATTGTTTACCACATACTTAGAACTCCAGACAAGCCACGTGTTTACATTACCCAAAACCATTACCTTTAAAGGAGTGAACTCACACAACCAAGTCAGCCCCGAAGACG AATTGGAAAGTTAA